Proteins encoded within one genomic window of Kibdelosporangium phytohabitans:
- the greA gene encoding transcription elongation factor GreA: MVTVSDSKVTWLTQEAYNRLKQELDEAIENRPVIAAKINASREEGDLKENGGYHAAREEQGQAEARIRHLQELLRNAKVGEAPANDGLAEPGKVLTIRYDGDDDTEQFLLATREEGAEGDLDVFSPESPLGRALLGAKEGETREYELPSGASQKVTLIKAVPYNG; this comes from the coding sequence TTGGTGACCGTGAGCGATAGCAAGGTGACCTGGCTGACGCAGGAAGCCTATAACCGCCTCAAGCAGGAGCTTGACGAGGCGATCGAGAACCGCCCGGTCATCGCCGCGAAGATCAACGCCAGCCGGGAAGAGGGCGACCTCAAGGAGAACGGTGGCTACCACGCGGCAAGAGAGGAGCAGGGGCAAGCCGAGGCGCGCATCCGCCACCTGCAGGAGTTGCTGCGCAACGCCAAGGTGGGCGAGGCGCCCGCGAACGACGGTCTGGCCGAGCCGGGCAAGGTGCTCACGATCCGCTACGACGGCGACGACGACACCGAGCAGTTCCTGCTCGCCACCCGCGAGGAAGGTGCCGAGGGCGACCTCGACGTGTTCTCCCCCGAATCACCGCTCGGCCGCGCCCTGCTCGGCGCGAAGGAAGGCGAGACCCGCGAGTACGAGCTGCCCAGCGGCGCGTCCCAGAAAGTCACCTTGATCAAGGCGGTTCCGTACAACGGCTGA
- a CDS encoding DUF4307 domain-containing protein, with the protein MRVQLSGDPVLESRVTLPDGRYGSRGRAPMSRPRRWALTGAGLLLAGGITFVAYSNLGNSPIDAERTAFSPAGPDSVKITFTVTRDEPGKAAVCVVRARVRDGSEGGRKEVLVPAGESTLSTVIKSSGEPVTADVYGCSYQVPPYLSTEAPPTE; encoded by the coding sequence GTGCGAGTCCAGTTGTCGGGAGACCCCGTTTTGGAGAGCCGCGTCACCTTGCCGGACGGCCGCTACGGCTCGCGTGGCCGCGCGCCGATGAGCCGGCCGCGGCGATGGGCACTGACCGGCGCCGGGCTGTTACTGGCAGGCGGGATCACGTTCGTCGCTTACAGCAACCTCGGCAACTCGCCCATCGACGCGGAGCGTACGGCGTTCAGCCCAGCCGGACCGGACTCGGTGAAGATCACTTTCACCGTCACGCGTGACGAACCCGGCAAAGCCGCGGTGTGCGTCGTGCGCGCGAGAGTGCGGGACGGCTCGGAGGGCGGACGCAAGGAAGTGCTCGTTCCAGCAGGTGAGAGTACTCTTTCCACTGTGATCAAGAGCTCCGGCGAGCCCGTCACCGCCGACGTGTACGGGTGCTCGTACCAGGTGCCGCCCTACCTGTCCACGGAGGCGCCGCCAACGGAGTGA
- the mca gene encoding mycothiol conjugate amidase Mca — MAEKLRLMAVHAHPDDESSKGAATMAKYVAEGHEVMVVTLTGGERGSILNPALDRPEVLDNMTELRRAEMAEAARILGIRHRWLGYVDSGLPEGDPLPPLPEGCFALVPTEEAAAKLVEVVREFRPHVIVTYDENGGYPHPDHIKCHEVSVVAFDAAGDPDRFPEAGEPWTPLKLYYSHGFSRKRLQTMHDAMLARGMESPYEEWLKKWTDDKGDNADRITSRVECGEYFHIRDDALRAHATQIDPDSRWFAIPLDLQIEIWPFEEYELARSLVDTTLPEDDLFAGINEKVTA, encoded by the coding sequence ATGGCTGAGAAGCTGCGTTTGATGGCGGTACACGCACACCCTGACGACGAGTCGAGCAAGGGTGCCGCGACCATGGCCAAGTACGTGGCTGAAGGGCACGAGGTCATGGTGGTCACGCTCACCGGCGGTGAGCGGGGCAGCATCCTCAACCCGGCCCTGGACCGGCCGGAAGTCCTGGACAACATGACCGAGCTCAGGCGTGCCGAGATGGCCGAGGCCGCGCGCATCCTGGGCATCCGGCACCGCTGGCTCGGCTACGTCGACTCCGGCCTGCCGGAGGGCGACCCCCTGCCGCCGCTGCCGGAGGGCTGCTTCGCGCTGGTCCCGACCGAGGAGGCGGCGGCGAAGCTGGTCGAGGTCGTGCGCGAGTTCCGGCCGCACGTGATCGTCACCTACGACGAGAACGGCGGCTACCCGCACCCCGACCACATCAAGTGCCACGAGGTCTCGGTGGTGGCGTTCGACGCGGCAGGCGACCCGGACCGGTTCCCCGAGGCGGGCGAGCCGTGGACGCCGCTGAAGCTCTACTACTCGCACGGCTTCTCCCGCAAACGCCTGCAGACGATGCACGACGCGATGCTCGCCCGTGGCATGGAGTCGCCCTACGAGGAGTGGCTGAAGAAGTGGACCGACGACAAGGGTGACAACGCCGACCGCATCACCAGCAGGGTCGAGTGCGGGGAGTACTTCCACATCAGGGACGATGCGTTGCGGGCGCACGCGACCCAGATCGATCCCGACAGCCGCTGGTTCGCCATACCCTTGGACCTGCAGATCGAGATCTGGCCGTTCGAGGAGTACGAGCTGGCCCGCTCGCTGGTGGACACGACGCTGCCGGAGGACGACCTGTTCGCCGGCATCAACGAGAAGGTGACCGCATGA
- a CDS encoding polynucleotide kinase-phosphatase has protein sequence MNLSIPDMALVVLVGASGSGKSTFAHKHFKPTQVLSSDFFRGLVADDENDQAASGPAFEALHFVAEKRMAAGLVTVIDATNVQRTPRGQLIGLAKKHNVLPVAIVLDMPEALCVERNAARADRDFGAHVIRRHRNELRKSIRSLEKEGFKRVYVLRTPEEADAAGIEVEPLLNDKRWETGPFDVIGDVHGCRAELEELLEKLGYVLSRDTEGRSAGAVHPEGRRAVFVGDLVDRGPDTPGVLRLVMGMIDAGSAFCVCGNHEQKLTRALRGRNVRVSHGLAESLEQLGAETEEFRKRVEAFCGGLIAHYVLDNGNLVVSHAGLPEHYHGRASSKVRGFALYGDSTGETDEYGLPVRYPWANDYRGRAMVLYGHTPTPTAEWINGTMCLDTGCVFGGRLTALRYPEKEIVSVAAHKVWYEPVRPLLPPDELPPPAVARRDPDVLDLGDVTGRRVVETTHHGRVSVRPEQAAAALEVMSRFAVDPRWLLYLPPTMSPVATSALDDVLEHPREAFDAYRADGVQSVVCEEKHMGSRAVVLVCRDSGAARFGIDGGGAIYTRTGRAFFAPELTEQLLERVRAACAGLWEELNTDWLLLDAELMPWSAKAGGLITQQYAPVGAASSAALTAALTELSKADSRGVGVGELLATTRSRAANADGYRAAYRRYCWPTDGLDGVTLAPFQVLAGEGRSYAHEPHSWHLDVADRLVAADPSLFTTTKRLFVDATDESSVAAATAWWEEMTGSGGEGMVVKPAANLVRGPRGLVQPGMKVRGREYLRIIYGPDYTEPRHLKRLKQRNLGRKRSLAGREYALGLEALDRVARGEPLWRVHECVFAVLALESEPVDPRL, from the coding sequence ATGAACCTGTCCATTCCAGACATGGCGCTGGTCGTGCTCGTCGGCGCGTCCGGCTCGGGCAAGTCCACGTTCGCGCACAAGCACTTCAAGCCGACGCAGGTGCTGTCGAGCGACTTCTTCCGCGGCCTAGTCGCCGACGACGAGAACGACCAGGCCGCGTCGGGCCCGGCGTTCGAGGCGCTGCACTTCGTCGCCGAGAAGCGGATGGCCGCGGGTCTCGTGACCGTGATCGACGCGACCAACGTGCAGCGCACGCCGCGTGGCCAGCTCATCGGATTGGCCAAGAAGCACAACGTCCTGCCGGTCGCGATCGTGCTCGACATGCCCGAGGCGCTGTGCGTCGAGCGCAACGCCGCTCGCGCGGACCGCGACTTCGGTGCGCACGTGATCCGCAGGCACCGCAACGAGCTGCGCAAGTCGATCCGGTCGCTGGAGAAGGAGGGCTTCAAACGGGTGTACGTTCTGCGCACGCCCGAGGAGGCCGACGCGGCCGGGATCGAGGTCGAGCCGCTGCTCAACGACAAGCGCTGGGAGACCGGGCCGTTCGACGTGATCGGTGACGTGCACGGCTGCCGCGCGGAGTTGGAGGAGCTGCTCGAGAAGCTCGGGTACGTGCTGTCCCGGGACACCGAGGGCCGTTCGGCCGGTGCCGTGCACCCGGAGGGGCGCCGTGCGGTGTTCGTCGGCGACCTCGTCGACCGCGGCCCGGACACCCCGGGGGTGCTGCGGCTCGTGATGGGCATGATCGACGCCGGGAGCGCGTTCTGCGTCTGCGGCAACCACGAGCAGAAGCTGACCAGGGCTTTGCGTGGCCGCAACGTCCGCGTCTCGCACGGCCTGGCGGAGTCGCTTGAGCAGCTGGGCGCGGAGACGGAGGAGTTCCGCAAGCGCGTCGAGGCGTTCTGCGGCGGCCTGATCGCGCACTACGTGCTGGACAACGGCAACCTCGTGGTCTCGCACGCCGGTCTGCCGGAGCACTACCACGGCCGCGCGTCGAGCAAGGTCCGCGGCTTCGCCCTGTACGGCGATTCGACCGGCGAGACCGACGAGTACGGCCTGCCCGTGCGTTACCCGTGGGCGAATGACTACCGCGGTCGCGCGATGGTCCTGTATGGACACACGCCGACCCCGACCGCTGAGTGGATCAACGGGACCATGTGCCTGGACACCGGCTGCGTGTTCGGCGGGCGGCTGACCGCGTTGCGCTACCCGGAGAAGGAGATCGTCTCGGTCGCGGCGCACAAGGTCTGGTACGAGCCGGTCAGGCCCTTGCTGCCGCCGGACGAACTGCCGCCGCCCGCGGTGGCCCGCCGTGACCCGGATGTACTCGACCTCGGTGACGTGACAGGGCGGCGCGTCGTGGAGACGACGCACCACGGTCGCGTCTCGGTCCGCCCGGAGCAGGCAGCGGCGGCGCTGGAGGTGATGAGCCGGTTCGCGGTCGACCCGCGCTGGCTGCTGTACCTGCCGCCGACGATGAGCCCGGTCGCGACCTCGGCACTGGACGACGTGCTCGAACACCCGCGTGAAGCCTTCGACGCGTACCGCGCTGACGGCGTGCAAAGCGTGGTGTGCGAGGAGAAGCACATGGGTTCGCGTGCCGTTGTCCTTGTGTGCCGGGATTCCGGTGCGGCGAGGTTCGGGATCGACGGTGGCGGCGCGATCTACACGCGCACCGGCCGGGCGTTCTTCGCGCCGGAGCTGACCGAGCAGTTGCTTGAGCGGGTACGGGCGGCTTGCGCCGGGCTGTGGGAGGAGCTGAACACCGACTGGCTGTTGCTTGACGCCGAGCTGATGCCGTGGAGCGCCAAGGCAGGTGGCCTGATCACGCAGCAGTACGCGCCGGTCGGCGCGGCCTCGTCGGCCGCTCTGACCGCGGCGCTGACCGAACTGTCCAAAGCAGACTCACGTGGTGTCGGCGTCGGGGAGTTGCTGGCGACGACCCGGTCACGTGCGGCGAACGCGGACGGCTACCGGGCGGCGTACCGGCGGTACTGCTGGCCCACGGACGGCCTGGACGGCGTCACCCTGGCACCGTTCCAGGTGCTGGCAGGCGAGGGCCGTTCGTACGCGCACGAACCGCACTCGTGGCACCTGGACGTCGCCGACCGGCTGGTGGCCGCGGATCCGTCGCTGTTCACCACGACCAAGCGCCTGTTCGTGGACGCCACCGACGAGAGCTCGGTGGCAGCCGCGACGGCATGGTGGGAGGAGATGACCGGCTCGGGTGGCGAGGGAATGGTGGTCAAACCGGCCGCGAACCTCGTCCGCGGCCCGCGCGGCCTGGTGCAGCCGGGCATGAAGGTGCGTGGCCGGGAGTACCTGCGGATCATCTACGGCCCGGACTACACCGAGCCGCGGCACCTCAAGCGCCTCAAGCAGCGCAACCTGGGCCGTAAGCGGTCGCTGGCCGGACGGGAGTACGCGCTCGGCCTGGAAGCGCTGGACCGCGTGGCGCGCGGTGAGCCGTTGTGGCGGGTGCACGAGTGCGTCTTCGCTGTGCTCGCGCTGGAGTCCGAGCCCGTCGACCCTCGCCTGTGA
- a CDS encoding 3' terminal RNA ribose 2'-O-methyltransferase Hen1 has product MLLTLTTTHRPATDLGYLLHKHPGKAQSFPVAAGMAHVFYPTAGQDECTAALLLDIDPVELVRGRHDRAFTLNQYVNDRPYAAGSMLAVALSTVFKTAMNGVAKSHQELADTAIPLRIHVPAVPSRGGADLVAQLFEPLGWDVDARTAPLDPQFPEWGDSPYVDLRLSGTHRVSDALRHLYVLLPVLDNAKHYWVTEEEVTKLLRAGEGWLADHPSRELISRRYLKHRKAYVRFALSRLAEAEETDEDALDNALDEPVVAEEPDRPVPLATQRRGSVVAVLKAAGAKRVLDLGCGGGALLTDLLKETSFTEIVGVDVSSRALEVAARRFERTPERVRDRLTLRQSALTYVDQSLAGYDAAVLMEVIEHLDEPRLPALERSVFGAARPATVVVTTPNVEYNVRFPTLPAGRMRHTDHRFEWTRAQFRAWAEGVAERHDYRVRYLPVGQDDPEVGPPTQLAVFEVTR; this is encoded by the coding sequence GTGCTACTGACCTTGACCACGACACACCGGCCCGCCACGGATCTCGGCTACCTGCTGCACAAGCACCCCGGCAAGGCTCAATCCTTCCCCGTCGCGGCAGGCATGGCACACGTGTTCTACCCCACGGCCGGCCAAGACGAGTGCACGGCGGCGCTGCTGCTGGACATCGATCCGGTCGAGCTCGTCCGCGGCAGGCACGACCGGGCTTTCACGCTGAACCAGTACGTCAACGACCGGCCGTACGCGGCCGGGTCGATGCTGGCGGTCGCGTTGAGCACGGTGTTCAAGACCGCGATGAACGGCGTCGCCAAGTCGCACCAGGAGCTCGCCGACACGGCCATCCCGCTTCGGATCCACGTCCCCGCGGTGCCGTCGCGCGGCGGTGCCGACCTGGTCGCGCAGCTGTTCGAGCCGCTGGGCTGGGATGTCGACGCCCGTACCGCGCCGCTCGACCCGCAGTTCCCCGAGTGGGGCGATTCGCCGTACGTCGACCTGCGCCTGTCCGGGACCCACCGGGTTTCCGACGCGTTGCGTCACCTGTACGTGCTGTTGCCCGTGCTGGACAACGCCAAGCACTACTGGGTGACCGAGGAGGAGGTCACCAAGCTGCTGCGCGCGGGTGAGGGCTGGCTGGCCGACCACCCGTCACGCGAGCTGATCAGCCGCCGCTACCTCAAGCACCGCAAGGCGTACGTACGGTTCGCGTTGAGCAGGCTCGCCGAGGCCGAGGAGACCGACGAGGACGCGCTGGACAACGCGCTCGACGAGCCGGTTGTCGCCGAGGAGCCGGACCGCCCGGTCCCGCTCGCCACCCAGCGCAGGGGCAGCGTGGTCGCGGTACTGAAAGCCGCTGGCGCGAAACGGGTCCTCGACCTGGGCTGCGGTGGTGGCGCGCTGCTGACGGACCTGCTGAAGGAAACCTCGTTCACCGAGATCGTCGGCGTGGACGTGTCTTCGCGCGCGCTGGAGGTCGCCGCTCGCCGCTTCGAGCGGACCCCGGAACGCGTGCGCGACCGGCTCACGCTGCGCCAGTCCGCGTTGACCTATGTGGACCAGTCGTTGGCTGGTTACGACGCGGCGGTGCTGATGGAGGTCATCGAGCACCTCGACGAGCCGAGGCTGCCCGCGTTGGAGCGCAGTGTTTTCGGCGCCGCACGCCCGGCGACGGTCGTGGTCACCACGCCGAACGTCGAGTACAACGTCCGGTTCCCGACGCTGCCTGCGGGCAGGATGCGGCACACCGACCACCGTTTCGAATGGACGCGCGCGCAGTTCCGCGCGTGGGCCGAAGGCGTCGCCGAACGCCACGACTACCGTGTCCGCTACCTGCCCGTCGGCCAGGACGACCCCGAAGTGGGCCCGCCGACCCAGCTTGCCGTGTTCGAGGTGACCCGATGA